The Burkholderiales bacterium JOSHI_001 genomic sequence CTGAGCGTGCCCTTGTGAGGCTGTGGTGACACCATGAACGACACCCCGCTGTCCGTGCTGATCGTGGACGACGAACCGCTGGCGCGCATGCGTGCCCAGGCGCTGGTGGAAGCTTGCGCCGAGCCGTTGTGCAGCGTGGCCGGTGAGGCCGAGGACGGCGCCCAGGCCCTGGCCTGGCTGCAGGCCAACGCCTGTGACGCGGTGCTGCTGGACATTGCGATGCCCGGCATGGATGGCCTGGCCGTGGCCGAGGCCATCGCGGCCCTGCCCGCGCCGCCGGCCATCGTGTTCACCACCGCGCACGGCGAGCACGCGCTCAAGGCCTTCGACCTGGCGGCCACCGACTACCTGACCAAGCCCATCCGCCGTGAACGCCTGGCCGCGGCGCTGCAGCGCGTGGCCCAGCGCCGCGTTGTGCGCCCGGCCGAGGCCGCGGCGGCGCAGGACGGCGTGCTCAGCATCACCGACCGGGGCCGCACGCTGCGGTTGCCGCTGCCCGAGGTGCTGTTCCTGAAGGCCGAGCTCAAGTACGTCACCCTGCACACCGCGCAGCGCCAGTGGGTGCTGGACGAAAGCCTGTCCGAGCTGGAGCCTCGCCTGGGGCCTGGCTTTGTGCGCATCCACCGCAATGCCATCGTCGGCCTGCATGCGGTGCGCGCGCTGGAGCGGCGCGCCAGCGACGAGGAAGGCGCCGAGGGCTGGGCGGTGCAACTGTCGGACGAGGCCGGTGGCGAATGGCTCGCCGTGTCGCGCCGCCAGGTGGCCGCCGTGCGCGAGGCCCTGGCACAGCGCTGAGTCCGCACCCGTGGCGCGGTGGCACCGGCGCCACAGTGGCGGCGCCTGCCAGCGCCCTCTTTGCCCGGCGCCTGCATCCTGCATGGGCAGTCCTTCACGCCGCCGGCCGCTGCGCACATCGCGCGCGGAGTCGATCACGAAGATTGACCGGGCTTTGCCCTTCAGTTCTTCATACAGTGCGTTCCAGGCGTCGCGAACAGACGTCGTTGGGAACCCCGATCAACCCGCCAGCGCCAGGCGCTGCAGCCGAAGGACAGAAAGTGAAGAACAGCCTCAAGACCCGCCTTGCCGTCGCCGCCGCCCTGATGGGTGCCGCCGTGGCCCAAGCCGCCACCCCGTCGTGGACCTTGTACGACTACACCGCGACGATCAAGTCCAACACCACGATCAGCGGCACCAGCTTCGCCGCCGGCTCGTCGGTGGCCGGCCAGGTCTACCTGCTCAATGGCGTGACGCCCGACAACGGCGGCTGGGGGTTTGCTGGCGAAGTAGCGCGTTATGTGGACGTGGTCAATGCGTTCAGCTTCAACACCAGCGGCCTGAGCGTGGGGGGTACCGGGGCCGGCAACGCGGAAGTGGACAACAACCGCCGTTTGGTTCGTGCCGGCGGCGCCTACCAGGACGTCTTTGCCGCCAGCCTGGGCACCGAGCCGACCACCTCGTTCACCGCCACCGCGCTGGGTGGCGGCCTGTCGGCCATGAGCTTCATGCTGCGTTCGCCCTTCCTGGGCGGCGCGCCGTCGGCCACCACCAGCCTGGCGCTGCCCTCGGCGGTGAACCTGGGCCTGTTCTCCGACACCAACAGCCTGCAGCTGAGCTTCAAGGACGCCAGCCTGCTGGACGCCACGCTCACCTCGATGACCGTGTCCCAGGTGTCGCAGATCGCGGCCGTGCCCGAACCCGCCACTGCCGGCATGGCCGCGCTGGGCCTGCTGGTGCTGGGCGCCGCGCGCCGCCGCCGCCAGGCGGCCTGATCGCCGCGGGCGCCGGTTTCAACGCACCGGCAGCACCCGCATGCCCAGCAGGGTGCCACCGGCCTGGCTGAGCACCTGCAGGCGCGCTTCGCGCGGACGCAGGCCTTCGGGCAGGGCCAGGCTGCCGCGCAGCACTTCATGCGTGTCCATGGACAGGGCCAGCGGCTTCAGCGCCACGGTGGTGTCGCCGCCACGCGCCGATTCGCCCGCCACGGTCACCTGCACCAGGCCGGTCAGGGCCTTGGCGCCGCCGCGCTCGCGGGTCAGCACCACGTCGTAGGCCAGTTGCCCGGCGTGGGCCGAGAAACGCGCCGCGCGCACCGCCACACTGCCACTGCGCGGGTCGGGCGGCAGCGCGGCCACGGTGCTGGCCAGGTCGTCGCGCAGGCGCTGCACCTGGCCGCGCTGGGCCGCCAGTTCGTCGGCTTGGCTTTTTTGCGCCGCCTGGGTCTGGGCCAGCTCGCTGCTGGTCTGGTTCAGGCTTTGCTGCAGGCGGGCGCGTTCGGCGTCGGCCTTCTCGAAGGCCTGGCGCAGTTCGGTCGAGGCCTGGGCCGACAGCCGCGGCGGCAGGTAGCGCTGCTGCACCACCAGCACCCCGGCCGCGCCCAGGCCCACGCCCAGCAGCAACAGCACCAGCCAGCGCGGCAGGCGCTTGCGGCGTTGGTGGCCGTAACGGTCCAGGACGACGGGCTTGGGCGAACCGAACATGGAATCAGGGGTGGTGGAAAACCCCACAGCCTAGCCCGGACCGCCTGAGGCCCTGCAACACCATGTGTCGGTGCCTCAGTGCCACACGGGGGCGCGGTCGGTGCCGTCGTCGGTGGACAGCGCCAGGGGGCTGTGCTGCGGACTCACGATGCCCTGCTGCGGCGCATACAGCGCCATGCTGCGGATCACCGGGGCCTGGGCCGCCACGCCGCCGAAGATGGTGGCGAAGGCCGTGTCGGCCGCGTCGTGCCCGGTGGCAAAGCGCACGAAGCCCATGGGGATGGCGGTGCCCGAGGGGTCGAAGATGTACCAGCGGTGGCCCAGGTAGACCTCCACGTAGGCGTGGAAGTCCGGCGGGCCCAGCACGGGGTCGGCGCCGTAGTCGGTGCCGGTGGCAAAGCGCGCCGGGATGTTCAGCGCCCGGCACAGCGCAATCATCAGGTGGCTGAAGTCGCGGCACACGCCCACGCGGTCCACCAGCGTGTCCAGCGCCCAGGTGGTGGACGTGGAACTGTTGGGCGTGAAGCAGACCTGCTGGCCCACCCAGTCCTGGATGGCCTGAACGCGGCTGTGGCCATGGGGCAGGTGGCCGAAGAGCTGGGCGGCCAGGCGCAGCAGCCGGTCCGACGGGCAGTAGCGGCTGGGGTAGATGTAGGGCATCACCTGCGGCGGCAGCTGGTGCAGGGGCACTTCGCCCAGCGCCGCGGGGTCGGTGGCGTGGTGCAGCAGGTCCACCGTGACCTGGTAGGACAGGTTCAGCGGCCCGGGCAGGGCGCGCAGGGTCATGGCCCGGGTGCCGGTGGACGAGTCGGTGTGCACCTGCGGCGTGACCGGCTGGCTCAGCAGCAAACGCTCATGCGCCAGGTGCTGCTGCGGCGTCTGGGCGGCGTGGATGTGGAAGACGAAGTCGGCCCCTTGGGCGTCGACCAGGTAGTTCAGCTGCACGTCCAGTTCAATGCGGATCATGGTGGCCCTGGTCGTTGAGAGGGGGGTGGCGGGTCATCCGGTGTTGCGCAGGCCCGCCGCAATGCCGTTGATGGAGATGTGGATGCCGCGCTGCATGCGCTCGTCCAGCGCCGCGTTGTCCTTCTTCGGGTTGTCCTTGGCCAGGCGGTAGCGGCGCATCAGTTCCACCTGCAGGTGGTTCAGCGGGTCCAGGTAGGGGAAGCGGTGCTCGATGCTGCGCGCCAGCGCCGGGTTGCTGGCCAGGCGCTCGGGCTCGCCGGTGATCAGCGACAGCGTGTCGTTGGCGGCCTGCCATTCGGCGCGGATGGCGTCGAACAGGCGCTTGCCCGCGCGCTTGTCCTGCACCAGTTCCACGTAGCGCGCGGCAATGCGCAGGTCGCTCTTGGCCAGCACCATGTCCAGGTTGGACAGCAGGGTGCGGAAGAAGGGCCACTGCTTGTGCATGCGCTGCAGCAGCGCCAGGCGTTCCTGGCGCTGGGC encodes the following:
- a CDS encoding response regulator of the LytR/AlgR family (PFAM: Response regulator receiver domain; LytTr DNA-binding domain), which produces MNDTPLSVLIVDDEPLARMRAQALVEACAEPLCSVAGEAEDGAQALAWLQANACDAVLLDIAMPGMDGLAVAEAIAALPAPPAIVFTTAHGEHALKAFDLAATDYLTKPIRRERLAAALQRVAQRRVVRPAEAAAAQDGVLSITDRGRTLRLPLPEVLFLKAELKYVTLHTAQRQWVLDESLSELEPRLGPGFVRIHRNAIVGLHAVRALERRASDEEGAEGWAVQLSDEAGGEWLAVSRRQVAAVREALAQR
- a CDS encoding PEP-CTERM putative exosortase interaction domain-containing protein (PFAM: PEP-CTERM motif~TIGRFAM: Deltaproteobacterial GC-motif protein sorting domain; PEP-CTERM putative exosortase interaction domain), which encodes MKNSLKTRLAVAAALMGAAVAQAATPSWTLYDYTATIKSNTTISGTSFAAGSSVAGQVYLLNGVTPDNGGWGFAGEVARYVDVVNAFSFNTSGLSVGGTGAGNAEVDNNRRLVRAGGAYQDVFAASLGTEPTTSFTATALGGGLSAMSFMLRSPFLGGAPSATTSLALPSAVNLGLFSDTNSLQLSFKDASLLDATLTSMTVSQVSQIAAVPEPATAGMAALGLLVLGAARRRRQAA
- a CDS encoding transglutaminase-like enzyme, predicted cysteine protease (PFAM: Transglutaminase-like superfamily); translated protein: MIRIELDVQLNYLVDAQGADFVFHIHAAQTPQQHLAHERLLLSQPVTPQVHTDSSTGTRAMTLRALPGPLNLSYQVTVDLLHHATDPAALGEVPLHQLPPQVMPYIYPSRYCPSDRLLRLAAQLFGHLPHGHSRVQAIQDWVGQQVCFTPNSSTSTTWALDTLVDRVGVCRDFSHLMIALCRALNIPARFATGTDYGADPVLGPPDFHAYVEVYLGHRWYIFDPSGTAIPMGFVRFATGHDAADTAFATIFGGVAAQAPVIRSMALYAPQQGIVSPQHSPLALSTDDGTDRAPVWH